Proteins encoded together in one Chrysemys picta bellii isolate R12L10 chromosome 22, ASM1138683v2, whole genome shotgun sequence window:
- the LOC101943008 gene encoding proto-oncogene vav-like isoform X1 has translation MLVKHKETGNHYAMKIMDKKKVVKLKQIEHPLNNKWILQAITFPLLVKLEYSFKVIETLSILSWTQVAQAKEIMPFPTEDSVADNDVYGDLSDQIDDTVEEDDDLYDCVENEEAEGDEIYEDLMRSEPVVMPQKMTELDKRNCCLQEIRQTEEKYTDTLESIYQFLCLKNICTFLSTCCDKFGLRKDELFEVFDLFDVRDFGKVLAKYLTNNVICK, from the exons ATGCTGGTGAAACACAAAGAGACCGGGAATCACTATGCCATGAAGATCATGGATAAAAAGAAG GTAGTGAAGCTCAAACAAATTGAGCACCCATTGAATAACAAATGGATCCTCCAGGCCATCACGTTTCCATTACTGGTCAAGCTGGAGTATTCCTTCAAG gtgaTCGAGACCTTGTCGATTCTCTCATGGACTCAGGTAGCTCAAGCCAAAGAGATCAT GCCCTTCCCCACCGAGGACAGCGTCGCGGACAACGACGTTTATGGTGACCTTTCGGATCAGATTGA TGACACGGTGGAGGAAGATGACGACCTGTACGACTGCGTGGAGAATGAGGAGGCGGAAGGAGATGAAATCTACGAAGACCTGATGAGGTCGGAGCCGGTTGTCATGCCA CAGAAGATGACAGAGCTGGATAAGCGGAACTGCTGCCTTCAAGAAATCAGACAGACGGAGGAGAAATACACAGACACACTAGAATCCATCTACCAG TTCCTGTGTCTCAAGAACATCTGCACCTTCCTCTCCACCTGCTGCGATAAGTTCGGCCTGCGCAAGGACGAACTCTTTGAAGTCTTCGATCTCTTCGACGTGCGGGATTTCGGGAAG
- the LOC101943008 gene encoding proto-oncogene vav-like isoform X2, which yields MLVKHKETGNHYAMKIMDKKKVVKLKQIEHPLNNKWILQAITFPLLVKLEYSFKVIETLSILSWTQVAQAKEIMPFPTEDSVADNDVYGDLSDQIDDTVEEDDDLYDCVENEEAEGDEIYEDLMRSEPVVMPKMTELDKRNCCLQEIRQTEEKYTDTLESIYQFLCLKNICTFLSTCCDKFGLRKDELFEVFDLFDVRDFGKVLAKYLTNNVICK from the exons ATGCTGGTGAAACACAAAGAGACCGGGAATCACTATGCCATGAAGATCATGGATAAAAAGAAG GTAGTGAAGCTCAAACAAATTGAGCACCCATTGAATAACAAATGGATCCTCCAGGCCATCACGTTTCCATTACTGGTCAAGCTGGAGTATTCCTTCAAG gtgaTCGAGACCTTGTCGATTCTCTCATGGACTCAGGTAGCTCAAGCCAAAGAGATCAT GCCCTTCCCCACCGAGGACAGCGTCGCGGACAACGACGTTTATGGTGACCTTTCGGATCAGATTGA TGACACGGTGGAGGAAGATGACGACCTGTACGACTGCGTGGAGAATGAGGAGGCGGAAGGAGATGAAATCTACGAAGACCTGATGAGGTCGGAGCCGGTTGTCATGCCA AAGATGACAGAGCTGGATAAGCGGAACTGCTGCCTTCAAGAAATCAGACAGACGGAGGAGAAATACACAGACACACTAGAATCCATCTACCAG TTCCTGTGTCTCAAGAACATCTGCACCTTCCTCTCCACCTGCTGCGATAAGTTCGGCCTGCGCAAGGACGAACTCTTTGAAGTCTTCGATCTCTTCGACGTGCGGGATTTCGGGAAG